A DNA window from Xanthomonas campestris pv. campestris str. ATCC 33913 contains the following coding sequences:
- a CDS encoding histidine biosynthesis protein HisIE: MSNGNGVTATLSDAVDSVKSTATELGQSIASTTSDAFASVQDAADGAVTQVKQRVSKARKAVVKVEKRVVKKAGAAASAVKRSVAKTRQSIETGTAAAKHKIGTTAATAKRKIAGTTATAKKKIATTKAAAKQKIASTKATTKLKLETAKANAKAEAAALSTKTAASKAARKAAVATAGTRSAAKKAQVKSVAVKKAIAKKIAKKAPAAKQTATRQVAVKKAPLKKAATASASPAKRVVAKNSVARKAAVKKALPRGTR; the protein is encoded by the coding sequence ATGAGCAATGGCAATGGTGTGACGGCAACCCTGTCCGACGCCGTCGACAGCGTGAAAAGTACGGCCACCGAACTGGGGCAGAGCATCGCCAGCACCACCAGTGACGCGTTCGCCAGCGTGCAGGACGCCGCCGATGGCGCGGTGACGCAGGTCAAGCAGCGTGTCAGCAAGGCGCGCAAGGCCGTGGTCAAGGTCGAAAAACGCGTGGTCAAGAAAGCCGGCGCCGCCGCCAGCGCGGTGAAGCGCAGCGTGGCCAAGACCCGGCAGTCGATCGAGACCGGCACGGCGGCAGCCAAGCACAAGATCGGAACCACCGCGGCCACGGCCAAGCGCAAGATCGCTGGCACCACCGCCACGGCGAAGAAGAAGATTGCCACTACCAAGGCCGCGGCCAAGCAGAAGATCGCCAGCACCAAGGCCACTACCAAGTTGAAGCTGGAAACCGCCAAGGCCAATGCCAAGGCCGAAGCGGCGGCACTGAGCACCAAGACCGCTGCCAGCAAGGCTGCGCGCAAGGCGGCGGTTGCCACGGCCGGCACGCGTTCGGCCGCCAAGAAGGCGCAGGTGAAGTCGGTAGCGGTGAAGAAGGCGATCGCCAAGAAGATCGCCAAGAAGGCGCCCGCGGCCAAGCAGACCGCCACCCGGCAGGTGGCGGTGAAAAAGGCGCCACTGAAGAAAGCCGCCACCGCCAGCGCATCGCCGGCCAAGCGCGTGGTGGCCAAGAACAGCGTTGCGCGCAAGGCCGCAGTCAAGAAGGCCCTTCCGCGCGGCACGCGCTGA
- a CDS encoding Do family serine endopeptidase, translating into MRPLPTLLSLSLAAAFGGFAASGINAWLDNRAEAAPTAGAAFTLPTAATLPAAVAGQPVPSLAPMLQQAMPAVVSVNTKQVVRVRNPFFNDPILRRLFPEIPQDRINESLGSGVIIDAQKGYVLTNHHVIENADDVQVTLGDGRTVKADFIGSDADTDIALIRIKADNLTDIKLADSNALRVGDFVVAIGNPFGFTQTVTSGIVSAVGRSGIRGLGYQNFIQTDASINPGNSGGALVNLQGQLVGINTASFNPQGSMAGNIGLGLAIPSNLARNVVEQLVTKGVVVRGTLGLETQNLTQQMLQGLGVDSLRGALVTRVLPGSAAAAAGVQPGDVIVAANDQRVDSAQALHNYEGLQAVGSAVTLDIRRDGKPLKLKATLKEQDRTVTGDMLDPRLGGATFVDLPESLRQSGVTGVMVSEVKRGGRAAANGLVSGDVIVASSVGEFADLASWRANFQRKPQQLVLRILRGNAQYDALMR; encoded by the coding sequence ATGCGACCGCTGCCCACCCTGCTGTCCCTTTCGCTGGCCGCCGCGTTCGGCGGTTTCGCTGCCAGCGGCATCAATGCCTGGCTGGACAACCGCGCCGAAGCGGCGCCCACTGCCGGTGCGGCGTTTACGCTGCCCACCGCCGCCACGTTGCCGGCGGCGGTCGCCGGGCAGCCGGTGCCCTCACTGGCGCCGATGCTGCAGCAGGCCATGCCGGCAGTGGTGAGCGTCAACACCAAGCAGGTGGTGCGGGTACGCAACCCGTTCTTCAATGATCCGATCCTGCGCCGGCTGTTTCCGGAAATTCCGCAGGACCGCATCAACGAGTCGCTGGGCTCGGGGGTGATCATCGATGCGCAAAAAGGCTATGTGCTGACCAACCACCACGTCATCGAAAACGCCGACGACGTACAGGTGACGCTCGGCGACGGGCGCACGGTCAAGGCCGATTTCATTGGCTCCGATGCCGATACCGACATCGCGCTGATCCGCATCAAGGCCGACAACCTCACCGACATCAAACTGGCTGACAGCAACGCCTTGCGCGTCGGCGACTTTGTGGTGGCGATCGGTAACCCGTTCGGCTTCACCCAGACGGTCACCTCGGGCATCGTGTCGGCGGTGGGCCGCAGCGGCATCCGTGGGCTGGGCTACCAGAACTTCATCCAGACCGATGCGTCGATCAACCCCGGCAATTCCGGCGGTGCGCTGGTCAATCTGCAGGGCCAGTTGGTCGGCATCAATACCGCCAGCTTCAACCCGCAAGGCAGCATGGCCGGCAACATCGGCCTGGGCCTGGCGATCCCGTCCAACCTGGCGCGCAACGTGGTCGAGCAATTGGTGACCAAGGGCGTGGTGGTGCGCGGCACGCTTGGCCTGGAAACCCAGAACCTGACCCAGCAAATGCTGCAGGGCCTGGGTGTGGATTCGCTGCGCGGTGCGCTGGTGACGCGCGTGCTGCCGGGTTCGGCCGCGGCAGCGGCTGGCGTGCAACCTGGTGATGTGATCGTGGCAGCCAACGATCAACGCGTGGACAGCGCGCAGGCGCTGCACAACTACGAAGGCCTGCAGGCAGTAGGCAGTGCGGTCACGCTGGACATCCGCCGCGACGGCAAGCCGCTCAAGCTCAAGGCCACCTTGAAGGAACAGGACCGCACAGTCACCGGCGACATGCTCGACCCGCGCCTGGGCGGCGCCACCTTCGTGGATCTGCCCGAATCGCTGCGCCAGTCCGGTGTCACCGGGGTCATGGTGAGCGAGGTCAAACGCGGCGGGCGCGCGGCTGCCAACGGGCTGGTGAGCGGCGATGTGATCGTGGCCAGCAGCGTGGGCGAGTTCGCCGACCTGGCCAGCTGGCGGGCCAATTTCCAGCGCAAGCCGCAACAGCTGGTGCTACGCATCCTGCGCGGAAACGCCCAGTACGACGCGCTCATGCGTTGA
- a CDS encoding phage holin family protein: MSDQASTAGGPDTHDARPETPGLDESVRQVGAAGRATLGSARDTSRALRRLVSADLQLARSAFGRGLAWACVAVVFGASSWLLLAGAIIALLQRAGLSWFQAMFFTALASLLVTGLAAWRVFFYFDHTGMNATRRQLVRLGIFDDGNDDETGPTSPAAPSSTTGGRP, translated from the coding sequence GTGAGCGATCAGGCCTCTACTGCTGGCGGCCCGGACACGCACGACGCACGTCCGGAAACGCCAGGATTGGACGAAAGCGTACGTCAGGTCGGTGCTGCCGGCCGGGCGACGCTGGGATCGGCCAGAGACACCAGTCGCGCCTTGCGCCGGCTGGTGTCGGCCGACCTGCAACTGGCACGCAGCGCCTTTGGCCGCGGCCTGGCCTGGGCATGTGTGGCGGTGGTGTTTGGCGCCTCGTCCTGGTTGCTGCTGGCCGGTGCCATCATTGCGCTGCTGCAACGGGCAGGGCTGTCGTGGTTCCAGGCAATGTTCTTCACCGCGCTGGCCAGCCTGCTGGTCACTGGCCTCGCCGCATGGCGGGTGTTCTTCTACTTCGATCACACCGGCATGAATGCCACGCGTCGACAACTGGTGCGCCTGGGCATCTTCGATGACGGCAATGACGATGAGACCGGCCCGACCTCGCCGGCAGCGCCATCGTCCACAACCGGAGGCCGCCCATGA
- a CDS encoding AI-2E family transporter has product MNFPVDSLDAAEPADSLPPPPAPRPRAPASLVVLATLAVGYTLWAAQTIILPVMLAAFFALIGNPILRGLRKLYIPRFLGALMILCLGLAGTVALAAQLAGPAAEWVQQAPRQMRQIARDVRDFTKPVQQANQAAENFARAAGGEGARGIQIVRTQLDDPYKSLTRTPKLAASVLAVVLLTFFFMVYGESLQRHAIALLPNRQQQRFTTEIMLDIEREVSRYVLTISVINMLVGLVFAGILYVLKIPLPEALLWGTVVALLNFAPYVGPLIGVMLMLLMGFVEFRTTLSSLLPAILYLALHTIEGQVVTPIVLGRRMAISPLMLILALMLFGWLWGMVGLLLAVPLLVCIKMVLSRVEGMQRWARLLE; this is encoded by the coding sequence ATGAACTTCCCCGTTGACTCACTGGATGCCGCCGAACCGGCAGACTCGCTTCCGCCACCACCGGCGCCACGCCCGCGTGCACCCGCCTCGTTGGTGGTGTTGGCCACGCTGGCAGTGGGCTACACGCTCTGGGCCGCGCAAACGATCATCCTGCCGGTGATGCTGGCGGCGTTTTTCGCGCTGATCGGTAATCCCATCCTGCGCGGTCTGCGCAAGCTGTACATCCCGCGCTTTCTCGGCGCCTTGATGATCCTGTGCCTGGGCCTGGCCGGCACCGTGGCACTGGCTGCGCAATTGGCGGGCCCGGCGGCCGAGTGGGTGCAGCAGGCACCGCGGCAGATGCGCCAGATCGCCCGCGATGTGCGCGACTTCACCAAGCCGGTGCAGCAGGCCAATCAGGCGGCGGAAAATTTTGCCCGCGCCGCTGGCGGTGAAGGCGCACGCGGCATCCAGATCGTGCGCACGCAGCTGGATGACCCGTACAAATCACTGACCCGCACACCCAAGCTCGCCGCCTCGGTGCTGGCGGTGGTGCTGCTGACGTTCTTCTTCATGGTGTATGGCGAGAGCCTGCAACGGCATGCGATTGCCTTGCTGCCCAATCGTCAGCAACAACGCTTCACCACCGAAATCATGCTGGACATCGAGCGCGAGGTCTCGCGCTATGTGCTCACCATCAGCGTGATCAATATGCTGGTGGGTCTGGTATTTGCCGGCATTTTGTACGTACTCAAGATTCCGCTGCCCGAAGCGCTGCTGTGGGGCACCGTGGTGGCGCTGCTGAATTTCGCGCCGTACGTGGGCCCGCTGATCGGCGTGATGCTGATGTTGCTGATGGGCTTTGTGGAATTCCGCACCACGTTGTCTTCGCTGCTGCCGGCCATTCTGTATCTAGCGCTGCATACCATCGAAGGCCAGGTGGTCACCCCGATCGTGCTGGGCCGGCGCATGGCGATCTCGCCACTGATGTTGATCCTGGCGTTGATGCTGTTTGGCTGGCTCTGGGGCATGGTCGGCCTGCTGCTGGCGGTGCCGCTGCTGGTGTGCATCAAGATGGTGCTCAGCCGGGTGGAAGGCATGCAGCGCTGGGCGCGGTTGTTGGAGTAG
- a CDS encoding HAD family hydrolase, whose amino-acid sequence MSFQISAITIDLDDTLWPFAPIGARIDQVLYDWMREHSPVTAARFPVEAMRELRERSFADNPHLHHDLSALRRLTLEMALRDSGGDLALLEPAYEVFYAARNQVECYPDALDALARIAAHVPVAALSNGNADLERIGLMHHFAFQLGSREHGSAKPDPSIFLAACARLQAPPAQVLHVGDHVRMDVLGALDAGLRACWINREQAQWSHPTQQPDLEFDSLTGLADWLDVHHTPAAHAGVCVPG is encoded by the coding sequence ATGAGTTTCCAAATCAGCGCCATCACCATCGACCTCGACGACACGTTGTGGCCCTTCGCTCCGATCGGTGCGCGCATCGATCAAGTGTTGTACGACTGGATGCGCGAGCACAGCCCGGTCACCGCAGCGCGGTTCCCGGTGGAGGCGATGCGCGAGTTGCGTGAGCGCAGCTTTGCCGACAACCCGCACCTGCATCACGACCTGAGCGCGCTGCGCAGGCTCACGCTGGAGATGGCCTTGCGCGACAGCGGCGGCGATCTGGCGTTGCTGGAGCCGGCGTATGAAGTGTTCTATGCCGCGCGCAATCAGGTGGAATGCTATCCGGATGCGCTCGATGCCTTGGCACGCATCGCCGCGCACGTGCCGGTGGCCGCGCTGAGCAACGGCAATGCCGATCTGGAACGCATCGGCCTGATGCACCATTTCGCTTTCCAGCTTGGCTCGCGCGAACACGGCAGCGCAAAACCCGACCCGAGCATCTTCCTGGCCGCATGCGCGCGCCTGCAGGCGCCGCCCGCACAGGTGCTGCATGTGGGCGACCACGTGCGCATGGATGTGCTGGGCGCGCTCGATGCCGGCCTGCGCGCGTGCTGGATCAACCGCGAGCAGGCGCAGTGGTCGCACCCCACCCAGCAGCCGGACCTGGAGTTCGACAGCCTGACCGGCCTGGCCGATTGGCTGGACGTGCACCACACACCGGCGGCGCACGCTGGCGTGTGCGTGCCCGGCTAA
- a CDS encoding leucyl aminopeptidase family protein — translation MSHLTGFTDPSAAALPLHVLDREGFASWCADQPTQVLAWAQAQRFDAAPGSVLLLPGEQGLAGAVLGIGDRADAYAYAHAPMALPPASRWMLATPLNEAEQALLQLGWGLGAYRFARYRKVPRAPAELAAAPSAHTRALIEACLQVRDWVNTPTEDMGPQHLEDAARALAQTHGAQVEAIVGEQLLTQNFPTIHAVGRASHRAPRLIVLRWGKPEHPHLMLVGKGVCFDTGGLDLKPADGMRNMKKDMGGAAHALALAGLVMAQQLPVQLTLLIPAVENAVGPDAFRPGEVIITRAGVSVEVDNTDAEGRLVLCDALSYASEQRPDLILDFATLTGAARIALGPDLPALFANDEAVAQAWLGAGERTRDPVWRMPLWRPYLRYLNSHVADMANAGSRMAGAVTAALYLERFIAPGLAWAHLDVYAWNDSDRPGRPAGGEALALRSAFAMLQQRYGG, via the coding sequence ATGTCGCACCTCACCGGTTTCACCGACCCCAGCGCGGCGGCGTTGCCGCTGCATGTCCTCGACCGCGAAGGGTTTGCCAGCTGGTGTGCCGACCAGCCCACCCAGGTGCTGGCATGGGCGCAGGCGCAACGCTTCGACGCCGCACCCGGCAGCGTGCTGCTGCTGCCCGGTGAGCAGGGCCTGGCCGGTGCGGTGCTGGGCATTGGTGACCGCGCTGACGCGTATGCGTATGCGCATGCGCCGATGGCGCTGCCGCCGGCCAGCCGCTGGATGCTGGCCACGCCGTTGAACGAAGCCGAACAGGCGCTGCTGCAGCTGGGCTGGGGCTTGGGGGCCTACCGTTTTGCACGCTACCGCAAGGTGCCGCGTGCGCCGGCCGAACTGGCCGCCGCGCCGTCTGCGCATACCCGCGCGCTGATCGAGGCCTGCCTGCAGGTGCGCGACTGGGTCAATACACCCACCGAAGACATGGGCCCGCAGCATCTGGAAGACGCCGCACGCGCCTTGGCGCAGACGCACGGCGCACAGGTCGAGGCGATTGTCGGCGAGCAGTTGCTGACGCAGAACTTCCCCACCATCCATGCAGTGGGCCGTGCCTCGCACCGGGCGCCGCGGTTGATCGTGCTGCGCTGGGGCAAGCCGGAACACCCGCACCTGATGCTGGTCGGCAAGGGCGTGTGCTTCGACACCGGTGGGCTGGACCTGAAACCGGCCGACGGCATGCGCAACATGAAAAAAGACATGGGCGGCGCCGCGCATGCACTGGCGCTGGCCGGGCTGGTGATGGCGCAGCAGCTGCCGGTGCAGCTGACGTTGCTGATTCCGGCGGTGGAAAACGCCGTGGGCCCGGATGCATTCCGTCCTGGCGAAGTGATCATCACCCGCGCCGGCGTGAGCGTGGAAGTGGACAACACCGATGCCGAAGGCCGCCTGGTGCTGTGCGATGCGCTCAGCTACGCCAGCGAGCAACGCCCGGACCTGATCCTGGATTTCGCCACGCTCACCGGCGCGGCGCGCATTGCGCTGGGCCCGGACCTGCCGGCGCTGTTCGCCAACGACGAAGCAGTGGCGCAGGCCTGGTTGGGCGCTGGCGAACGCACCCGCGACCCGGTCTGGCGCATGCCCTTGTGGCGCCCGTACCTGCGGTATCTCAACAGCCATGTCGCCGACATGGCCAATGCCGGCTCGCGCATGGCCGGCGCGGTGACCGCGGCGCTGTATCTGGAACGCTTTATCGCCCCGGGCCTGGCGTGGGCGCATCTGGACGTCTACGCCTGGAACGACAGCGACCGCCCCGGCCGCCCCGCCGGCGGCGAAGCACTGGCGTTGCGCTCGGCCTTTGCGATGCTGCAGCAGCGTTACGGCGGCTGA